In a genomic window of Magnolia sinica isolate HGM2019 chromosome 16, MsV1, whole genome shotgun sequence:
- the LOC131229111 gene encoding dof zinc finger protein DOF3.4-like produces MASDSGDRRFVRPPQVPVSDRENLVCPRCESTNTKFCYYNNYNLSQPRHFCKACRRYWTRGGTLRNIPVGGGTRTKGHPNKRCRTSDATPSSSSLSVTPDTIPVPLPDYDISGQLPTDIDFKGSFTSLLATSASPGFVGLDDPVLNRVGHGMEDMGFGLGRGVWPMAEVAEGGGDTWQLGSGEGLEGDCFAWPDLAISTPGRAFQ; encoded by the coding sequence ATGGCGTCAGATTCCGGCGACCGGAGATTCGTCCGGCCACCTCAGGTCCCGGTGTCGGACCGCGAGAATCTGGTGTGCCCGCGCTGCGAGTCCACCAACACCAAGTTCTGctactacaacaactacaacctcTCCCAGCCCCGCCACTTCTGCAAGGCCTGCCGCCGCTACTGGACCCGTGGTGGGACCCTCCGCAACATCCCCGTCGGTGGTGGGACCCGCACAAAGGGCCACCCCAACAAGCGCTGCCGCACTTCCGACGCAACTCCATCCTCATCTTCCCTCTCCGTAACGCCCGACACGATCCCCGTTCCGCTCCCTGACTACGATATTTCGGGCCAGCTGCCAACCGATATCGATTTCAAGGGGAGTTTCACTTCCCTGCTCGCCACGTCAGCATCGCCTGGGTTTGTCGGTCTGGATGATCCTGTTCTCAATCGGGTCGGGCACGGCATGGAGGATATGGGCTTCGGGCTCGGGCGGGGAGTTTGGCCGATGGCTGAGGTGGCAGAAGGTGGAGGCGACACGTGGCAGCTTGGGAGTGGCGAGGGACTCGAAGGGGATTGCTTTGCTTGGCCGGACCTTGCGATCTCAACGCCCGGGAGAGCCTTCCAGTGA